One genomic window of Glycine soja cultivar W05 chromosome 9, ASM419377v2, whole genome shotgun sequence includes the following:
- the LOC114367929 gene encoding protein PHOX4-like, whose product MGKKKKQVGETSEDRGNHKKVEDKSPNSYDNDTLAFISMAQELKDEGNKFFQKRDAEGALVKYEKALKLLPRNHVDVSYLRSNMAACYMQMGLGEYPRAIRECNLALEVSPKYSKALMKRARCHEALNRLDLALKDLSAVLKIEPNNIMALEVLGKVKHALEDRGLIVNDTEIELPPDYVEPPALPLEKVVKQKTHKKKRNKEKVKASDKIEEKQGEEKLEEKKSEDSIVIKKAGGSLKEKKANKSKKKAKERIDEKKDDVKEVIEEKSNGRSEDIPKKTAKLIFGEDIRWAELPLNCSLLQLREVICDRFPRLGAVLVKYRDQEGDLVTITSDEELRWAETGSQGSIRLYIVEANPDHDPLFEKFNVKNGEKVNTYSSPVNGSVVKAKDIISSSCIEDWIILFAQLFKNNVGFESDRYLDFHEFGMKLYSEAVEETITSDEAQGIFDIAGGKFQEMAALALFNWGNVHMSRARKKVYFTEDSSKEHMHEQIKSSYEWAQKEYAKAGEKYETAIDIKPNFYEGFLALGQQQFEQAKLSWDYALCSNVDLATWPSTEVLQLYNSAEENMEKGMLIWEESGGQQLSEIFDPKDIGLHLQNMGLDGLFKNMSSDEIAAQVENMKSQINLLWGTMLYELSIVEFKLGLPVWHESLEDAAEKFELAGASATDIAVMLKNHCSNNTDGLGFKIDEIVQAWNEMYEAKKWQKGVSSFRLEPLFRRRISKVYHAFELV is encoded by the exons ATggggaagaaaaagaagcagGTAGGAGAAACAAGTGAAGATAGAGGAAATCATAAGAAAGTTGAAGATAAAAGCCCCAACTCATATGACAATGATACCTTGGCGTTTATATCAATGGCTCAAGAGTTGAAGGATGAAGGGAACAAGTTTTTCCAGAAGCGGGATGCTGAAGGAGCTTTGGTAAAATATGAGAAGGCACTCAAATTGCTTCCAAGGAATCATGTAGATGTTTCGTATCTGCGGAGTAACATGGCTGCGTGCTACATGCAGATGGGACTCGGTGAGTATCCTAGAGCAATCCGTGAATGCAATTTGGCTCTTGAAGTATCGCCAAAATATAGTAAAGCTCTGATGAAGAGGGCCAGGTGCCAtgaggctttaaataggctggATTTGGCGCTAAAAGATCTTAGTGCTGTTTTAAAGATAGAGCCAAATAATATCATGGCATTGGAGGTCTTGGGTAAGGTGAAGCATGCCCTTGAAGATAGGGGATTAATAGTAAATGATACAGAAATTGAGTTGCCTCCAGATTATGTTGAACCTCCTGCTTTGCCTCTGGAAAAAGTAGTGAAACAAAAGACACAcaagaagaagagaaacaaaGAGAAGGTGAAGGCTTCtgataaaattgaagaaaagcaAGGTGAGGAGAAATTGGAAGAGAAGAAATCTGAGGACAGCATTGTAATAAAGAAGGCCGGGGGCAGTCTGAAAGAGAAGAAGGCTAACAAATCTAAAAAGAAGGCCAAGGAAAGAATTGATGAGAAGAAGGATGATGTTAAGGAGGTTATTGAGGAAAAAAGTAATGGTAGAAGTGAAGATATACCTAAGAAAACAGCAAAACTTATTTTTGGTGAGGATATAAGATGGGCTGAATTGCCACTTAATTGCAGCCTCCTTCAGCTGAGAGAAGTTATTTGTGACCGGTTCCCTAGACTAGGAGCAGTTCTTGTCAAATATAGGGACCAAGAGGGTGATCTGGTTACTATCACTTCTGATGAAGAATTAAGGTGGGCTGAAACTGGATCACAGGGTTCTATCCGGCTGTACATAGTGGAAGCTAATCCTGATCACGATCCATTATTTGAGAAATTTAATGTGAAGAATGGAGAAAAGGTTAACACTTATAGTTCTCCTGTGAATGGTTCTGTGGTGAAAGCGAAGGACATTATTAGCTCATCATGCATTGAGGACTGGATAATTCTGTTtgcacaactgttcaagaacaATGTTGGATTTGAATCTGACAGATATTTAGATTTTCATGAATTTGGGATGAAGCTCTATTCAGAGGCTGTTGAGGAGACAATTACAAGTGACGAAGCACAAGGCATATTTGACATTGCTGGTGGTAAGTTCCAAGAGATGGCAGCTCTAGCATTGTTCAACTGGGGAAATGTGCATATGTCCAGGGCAAGGAAGAAAGTGTATTTTACTGAAGATTCTTCAAAAGAGCATATGCATGAACAAATCAAAAGTTCGTATGAATGGGCGCAGAAAGAATATGCAAAAGCTGGGGAAAAATATGAAACAGCCATTGATATTAAGCCAAATTTTTATGAAGGCTTCCTGGCTCTGGGACAGCAGCAGTTTGAGCAAGCAAAACTTTCTTGGGATTATGCACTCTGTAGTAATGTAGATTTAGCAACATGGCCCTCCACTGAGGTTCTTCAGCTTTACAACAGTGCCGAGGAAAATATGGAGAAAGGAATGCTGATATGGGAAGAATCAGGAGGGCAACAATTGAGTGAAATCTTTGATCCCAAGGATATTGGATTACATCTGCAGAACATGGGATTGGATGGGCTATTCAAAAATATGTCATCAGATGAAATTGCTGCACAGGTGGAAAATATGAAGTCTCAAATAAATCTTCTGTGGGGTACCATGCTATATGAACTCTCGATAGTGGAGTTCAAATTAGGGCTACCGGTATGGCATGAAAGTTTGGAAGATGCAGCTGAGAAGTTTGAACTTGCTGGAGCTTCTGCAACAGATATAGCTGTAATGTTGAAGAACCACTGTTCTAATAACACTGATG GTCTTGGATTCAAAATTGATGAAATAGTACAAGCATGGAATGAGATGTATGAAGCTAAAAAGTGGCAGAAAGGTGTTTCATCATTTCGTTTGGAGCCCTTGTTTAGAAGAAGAATATCTAAAGTTTACCATGCCTTTGAGCTAGTATGA
- the LOC114367922 gene encoding heparanase-like protein 3 translates to MGSRIQLLPICFWLHLTCFSFFFGSIVSVRGDATVQGSVAIDGKAVIGTIDEDFVCATLDWWPPEKCDYGRCSWGLASLLNLDLNNKIFLNAVKAFSPLKLRLGGSLQDKLIYGTEDNHQPCTPFVKNPSEMFSFTQGCLPMDRWDELNYFFEKAGAKIIFGLNALAGKSIHGGSAKGPWNYTNAESFIRYTVRNGYTIYGWELGNELSGNGVGTSITAEQYALDVAALHDVVYNAYKKIEPKPLVIAPGGFYDANWFNKFISKSGKSIDVVTHHIYNLGPGVDEHLVERILDPSYLDKEVSTFSGLKNILAGTGTSATAWVGESGGAYNSGHHLVSDAFVYSFWYLDQLGMSAAYDTKTYCRQTLIGGNYGLLNTTNFLPNPDYYSALLWHRLMGRHVLSTTFSGTNKIRAYAHCAKQSKGITVLLINLDSNTTVEAEVTFNNAAKSLRHRKMSTHSKVMELPLASETAREEYHLTPQDGDIHSQIMVLNGNPLSVSSDGDIPPLEPINVNSSEPIRVAPFSIVFAHLPDAVVSACG, encoded by the exons ATGGGTTCTCGGATTCAGCTTCTGCCTATTTGCTTTTGGCTGCACTTGACATGCTTCAGCTTCTTTTTTGGTAGCATAGTGAGTGTGAGAGGAGATGCAACTGTGCAAGGGAGTGTTGCCATTGATGGCAAGGCTGTGATTGGAACCATTGATGAGGATTTTGTGTGTGCAACTTTGGATTGGTGGCCTCCTGAGAAATGTGACTATGGGAGATGCAGTTGGGGCCTTGCTTCTCTTCTCAATCTG GACCTCAAcaacaagatttttttaaatgctGTGAAAG CATTTTCACCGTTGAAACTTAGATTAGGTGGAAGTTTGCAAGACAAGCTAATATATGGCACTGAAGATAATCACCAACCTTGTACTCCTTTTGTTAAGAACCCTTCTGAGATGTTTAGTTTCACGCAAGGGTGCCTCCCAATGGATAGATGGGATGAACTTAACTACTTTTTTGAAAAAGCAGG GGCTAAGATTATCTTTGGATTAAATGCTCTTGCTGGAAAGTCAATACACGGTGGTTCTGCAAAAGGACCTTGGAACTACACCAATGCCGAGTCCTTTATTCGATACACTGTTAGAAATGGCTACACCATTTATGGATGGGAACTTG GAAATGAATTGAGTGGGAATGGAGTTGGAACAAGCATTACAGCAGAGCAATATGCTTTGGATGTTGCTGCTTTACACGATGTAGTTTACAATGCATACAAAAAGATTGAGCCTAAGCCACTAGTCATTGCACCAGGAGGTTTCTATGATGCAAACTGGTTCAACAAATTTATAAGCAAATCAGGAAAATCTATTGATGTGGTCACTCACCACATTTATAACCTTGGACCAG GAGTTGATGAACACCTTGTGGAAAGAATTCTGGACCCTTCCTATCTTGATAAAGAGGTTAGCACATTCAGTGgcctaaaaaatatacttgcagGTACAGGAACCTCAGCAACAGCATGGGTTGGTGAGTCCGGAGGGGCCTACAATAGTGGCCATCATCTTGTATCCGATGCATTTGTTTACAGTTTCTG GTATTTGGATCAGCTTGGCATGTCAGCTGCTTATGACACTAAAACATATTGCAGACAGACTTTGATAGGAGGAAACTATGGTTTACTCAATACTACCAATTTTCTTCCAAATCCAGACTACTATAG TGCTCTACTTTGGCACCGACTCATGGGAAGACATGTACTCTCAACTACCTTTTCTGGGACAAACAAGATAAGAGCTTATGCACACTGTGCAAAGCAATCC AAAGGAATCACAGTACTATTGATCAACCTGGACAGCAACACAACTGTTGAAGCAGAAGTGACCTTCAACAACGCCGCCAAGAGTTTGAGGCACAGAAAGATGTCTACTCATTCAAAAGTGATGGAACTACCTCTTGCAAGTGAAACAGCAAGAGAAGAGTACCATCTAACTCCACAGGATGGGGATATACATAGCCAAATCATGGTACTAAATGGAAACCCTCTGAGTGTAAGCTCAGATGGTGATATTCCTCCTTTGGAGCCTATAAATGTGAATTCATCAGAGCCAATAAGGGTTGCTCCTTTCTCTATTGTATTTGCTCATTTACCTGATGCTGTTGTTTCAGCTTGCGGCTAA